The following proteins are co-located in the Polymorphospora rubra genome:
- a CDS encoding non-ribosomal peptide synthetase, producing MTASLDVQTLHGLVTGHAAARPDACAVECGPDRLTYAELDDRAAALAARLRAAGTGPDDVVAIRTARGPELVVAILGVLKAGAAYLPLTADLPPARTAALIADAGVRVVVAGTATEAAVAGAGVTVVDPAAPSTGAPAPDPAVDPDTAAYVIYTSGSTGVPKGVVVAHRAAAAHVRAMVAHLGLTPDDVVLQMAGHGFDVAVEQLFAGLAAGARVVLRDDRVWGPAEVCAALRAHAVTVADLPTALFAELTTARHAGLLPTAVGTLRAVLAGGEALPAAAVDRWRVAVGPDGPPVFNAYGPTETVMTASVHRADVTAGADSVPIGTAVGPRVLHVLDPDLAATGAGELYIGGTALARGYLGRPDLTAERFVPDPFGSPGARMYRTGDRVRVAVDTAAADPAALTFLGRVDDQVKVRGFRIEPAEVEAVLTGHPDIAQAAVLAGDGRLTAYLVGVDGAVGPEPAALTAWLTGRLPTWMVPAVWHRLDRLPVTAGGKVDRAALAALGPAPAPADPGPATDEPTDPTTASIRRIWQRVLDLPGIGVHDAFLDLGGTSLLAARIQADLRADLGVELPLHDLLANPTVAALAPRVEAARAGETGGAPTLPELTRYDGDRRTAPLSVMQEQIWFFEQLTPGNVAYNAPTTIRLHGPVDVRLLEQALSEVVRRHEILRTTVITHGGDPVQLIHPPYRVRVATRDLRYAPDPAGAAEHVVAAEIRVPFDVSRLPLLRWLLLRLADEEYELVLVEHHIIHDGWSFAVLMDELLANYAAVAGWAPAPAEPRLQYLDFVHWQRAALPGPAMRAQFDHWADRLAGAPDRLDLPYDHPRSGGNPAPGAVHRAELPADLCAAVREFSRRRGVTLFTTMMAGYAAMLRRFTGQDELSVGSAYGNRAIPGTEGILGMFVNPVVLRLDVPGRRRFADLVDDVRAAALDAQAHQHLPFVHLVRELAPPRRAGHNPMFAAMMNFDDAPLTPLRAGPISASYLERHNGTAKLDLSVLVVPRAERQIGVPAHERDQRITMIWEYRSDLFEPATIARFFDAYVALLRSALTDPARRICDLPLTTAAAVPSAPAPVPATGADPAVHEIFARVAVERGAAEAVLHPGVGAVSYAELDRRANRFAHLLRDRGVGTEDLVGICLPRGVDWVACVLGVLKAGAAYLPLDPDSPADRLADLLADAGPRALVTARTDLPGATGAADAADADGPLLLRPDDPTLATAPDADPGVAVDPDQLAYLIYTSGSTGRPKAVGISHRALARKYAAWRSAYDLDLHPGTHLQLAALAFDVCTGDLVRALLSGGRLVLCPPEAAPEPAALLRVIREYGVDTVELLPSVMNLLASHLRATGSRLTTLRLAAIGGEAWTTTDHRRFREVLGPNTRLLNVYGVTEVTIGNTLRELGPAGGLDTDDQPLPIGEPLPEVEAYVLDTAGRPVPAGAVGEVFLGGVGVARGYHGRPDLTAERFRPDPSGTRPGARLYATGDRGRFRPDGGIEFLGRIDHQVKIRGFRVEPGEVEHALRREPSVGDAVVVAHTDRTGVRLVAYVTGNGPAAPDPAALRDFLRGVLPAYLVPAAIQVLAELPRTTSGKVDRRALPDPGAVETAPGSSRPPTPGVEQQVADVWCEVLGLPAVGADDDFFDLGGHSLLAAQVTARLLAVLGVPLSVRDLLAAPTVAGLARRIGAAPAERTPARSGPALVPRARQAFTVAATAFDDAGPVPAEDGR from the coding sequence ATGACAGCCAGTCTCGACGTGCAGACCCTGCACGGTCTGGTGACCGGGCACGCCGCCGCCCGCCCCGACGCCTGTGCGGTGGAGTGCGGGCCGGACCGGCTGACGTACGCCGAACTCGACGACCGCGCCGCCGCGCTGGCCGCCCGGCTGCGGGCCGCCGGCACCGGCCCCGACGACGTGGTCGCGATCCGCACCGCCCGTGGTCCGGAACTCGTCGTGGCGATCCTCGGCGTGCTGAAGGCCGGTGCCGCGTACCTGCCGCTGACCGCCGACCTGCCGCCGGCACGCACCGCCGCGCTGATCGCCGACGCCGGCGTACGCGTCGTCGTCGCCGGCACCGCGACCGAGGCGGCCGTCGCCGGCGCCGGGGTGACGGTCGTCGACCCGGCCGCACCGTCGACCGGTGCCCCGGCCCCGGACCCCGCCGTCGACCCGGACACCGCGGCGTACGTCATCTACACCTCCGGCTCCACCGGCGTGCCCAAGGGCGTCGTCGTCGCGCACCGCGCCGCCGCCGCCCACGTCCGCGCGATGGTCGCCCACCTCGGGCTGACCCCGGACGACGTCGTGCTGCAGATGGCCGGGCACGGCTTCGACGTCGCCGTCGAACAGCTCTTCGCCGGCCTCGCCGCCGGCGCCCGGGTCGTCCTGCGCGATGACCGGGTCTGGGGACCGGCCGAGGTCTGCGCCGCACTGCGCGCGCACGCGGTCACCGTCGCCGACCTGCCGACCGCGCTGTTCGCCGAACTCACCACCGCCCGGCACGCCGGGCTGCTGCCCACCGCCGTCGGCACCCTGCGCGCGGTCCTGGCCGGCGGCGAGGCGCTGCCCGCCGCCGCCGTCGACCGCTGGCGGGTCGCGGTCGGCCCGGACGGGCCGCCGGTGTTCAACGCGTACGGTCCGACCGAGACGGTCATGACCGCGTCGGTGCACCGGGCCGACGTCACCGCCGGGGCCGACAGCGTGCCGATCGGCACCGCCGTCGGCCCCCGCGTCCTGCACGTGCTCGACCCCGACCTGGCCGCCACCGGGGCCGGCGAACTGTACATCGGCGGCACCGCCCTGGCCCGTGGCTACCTCGGCCGGCCGGACCTGACCGCCGAGCGGTTCGTGCCCGACCCCTTCGGGTCGCCGGGCGCCCGGATGTACCGCACCGGCGACCGGGTCCGGGTCGCCGTCGACACCGCCGCGGCCGACCCGGCCGCGCTGACGTTCCTCGGCCGGGTCGACGACCAGGTGAAGGTCCGCGGCTTCCGGATCGAGCCGGCCGAGGTCGAAGCCGTCCTCACCGGGCACCCCGACATCGCCCAGGCGGCCGTCCTCGCCGGCGACGGCCGGCTGACCGCGTACCTGGTCGGGGTCGACGGGGCCGTCGGCCCGGAGCCGGCGGCGCTCACCGCCTGGCTGACCGGGCGGCTGCCGACCTGGATGGTGCCGGCCGTCTGGCACCGGCTCGACCGGCTGCCGGTCACCGCCGGCGGCAAGGTCGACCGGGCGGCGCTGGCCGCCCTCGGCCCGGCGCCCGCCCCGGCCGACCCCGGGCCGGCCACCGACGAGCCCACCGACCCGACCACCGCCAGCATCCGGCGGATCTGGCAGCGGGTGCTGGACCTGCCCGGCATCGGCGTTCACGACGCCTTCCTCGACCTCGGCGGCACCTCGCTGCTCGCCGCCCGCATCCAGGCCGACCTGCGCGCCGACCTCGGCGTCGAACTGCCCCTGCACGACCTGCTCGCCAACCCGACGGTGGCCGCGCTGGCACCCCGGGTCGAGGCGGCCCGCGCCGGCGAGACCGGCGGCGCCCCGACCCTGCCGGAACTGACCCGCTACGACGGCGACCGGCGCACCGCCCCGCTGTCGGTGATGCAGGAACAGATCTGGTTCTTCGAACAGCTCACCCCTGGCAACGTCGCCTACAACGCGCCGACGACGATCCGGCTGCACGGACCGGTGGACGTCCGCCTGCTGGAGCAGGCACTGTCCGAAGTGGTCCGTCGGCACGAGATCCTGCGCACCACGGTCATCACCCACGGCGGCGACCCGGTGCAGCTGATCCACCCGCCGTACCGGGTCCGGGTCGCCACCCGCGACCTGCGCTACGCCCCCGACCCGGCCGGCGCCGCCGAGCACGTCGTCGCCGCCGAGATCCGGGTCCCGTTCGACGTGTCCCGGCTGCCGCTGCTGCGCTGGCTGCTGCTGCGTCTGGCCGACGAGGAGTACGAACTCGTCCTCGTCGAGCACCACATCATCCACGACGGCTGGTCGTTCGCGGTGCTGATGGACGAGCTGCTGGCCAACTACGCCGCGGTCGCCGGCTGGGCGCCCGCCCCGGCCGAACCCCGCCTGCAGTACCTCGACTTCGTGCACTGGCAGCGCGCCGCCCTGCCCGGCCCGGCGATGCGCGCCCAGTTCGACCACTGGGCCGACCGGCTCGCCGGCGCCCCGGACCGGCTCGACCTGCCGTACGACCACCCGCGTTCCGGCGGCAACCCGGCACCGGGCGCGGTGCACCGCGCCGAGCTGCCCGCCGACCTGTGCGCGGCGGTCCGCGAGTTCAGCCGCCGCCGGGGCGTCACCCTGTTCACCACGATGATGGCCGGGTACGCGGCCATGCTGCGGCGGTTCACCGGACAGGACGAGCTCAGCGTCGGTTCGGCGTACGGCAACCGGGCGATCCCCGGCACCGAGGGCATCCTCGGCATGTTCGTCAACCCGGTGGTGCTGCGCCTGGACGTGCCCGGCCGGCGCCGGTTCGCCGATCTCGTCGACGACGTCCGCGCCGCCGCCCTCGACGCCCAGGCCCACCAGCACCTGCCGTTCGTGCACCTGGTGCGCGAGCTGGCACCGCCACGCCGGGCCGGGCACAACCCGATGTTCGCCGCGATGATGAACTTCGACGACGCGCCGCTGACCCCGCTGCGCGCCGGCCCGATCTCGGCGTCCTACCTGGAACGGCACAACGGCACCGCCAAACTCGACCTGTCGGTGCTGGTCGTGCCACGCGCCGAACGGCAGATCGGGGTGCCCGCGCACGAGCGGGACCAGCGGATCACGATGATCTGGGAGTACCGCAGCGACCTGTTCGAGCCGGCCACCATCGCCCGGTTCTTCGACGCGTACGTCGCCCTGCTGCGCTCCGCGCTCACCGACCCGGCCCGCCGGATCTGCGACCTGCCACTGACCACCGCCGCCGCCGTCCCGTCCGCCCCGGCGCCGGTGCCGGCCACCGGCGCCGACCCCGCCGTGCACGAGATCTTCGCCCGGGTCGCGGTCGAACGCGGCGCCGCCGAGGCGGTCCTGCACCCCGGCGTCGGCGCCGTCTCGTACGCCGAACTCGACCGGCGCGCCAACCGGTTCGCCCACCTGCTGCGCGACCGTGGCGTCGGCACCGAGGACCTGGTCGGGATCTGCCTGCCGCGCGGCGTCGACTGGGTCGCCTGCGTCCTCGGCGTGCTCAAGGCCGGCGCCGCCTACCTGCCGCTGGACCCGGACAGCCCCGCCGACCGGCTGGCCGACCTGCTCGCCGACGCCGGCCCGCGCGCCCTGGTCACCGCCCGCACCGACCTGCCCGGTGCCACCGGCGCGGCCGACGCCGCCGACGCCGACGGACCGCTGCTGCTCCGTCCGGACGACCCGACGCTCGCCACCGCCCCCGACGCCGACCCCGGCGTCGCGGTCGACCCCGACCAGCTCGCCTACCTCATCTACACCTCCGGCTCGACCGGCCGGCCGAAGGCGGTCGGCATCTCGCACCGCGCCCTGGCCCGCAAGTACGCCGCCTGGCGCAGCGCCTACGACCTCGACCTGCACCCCGGCACCCACCTCCAGCTCGCCGCGCTCGCCTTCGACGTGTGCACCGGTGACCTGGTCCGCGCCCTGCTCTCCGGCGGCCGGCTGGTGCTCTGCCCACCGGAGGCGGCCCCCGAGCCGGCCGCGCTGCTGCGGGTGATCCGCGAGTACGGCGTCGACACCGTCGAACTGCTGCCGTCGGTGATGAACCTGCTCGCCAGCCACCTGCGGGCGACCGGCTCCAGACTGACGACGCTGCGGCTGGCGGCGATCGGCGGCGAGGCGTGGACGACCACCGACCACCGGCGGTTCCGCGAGGTGCTGGGCCCGAACACCCGGCTGCTGAACGTGTACGGCGTCACCGAGGTCACCATCGGCAACACCCTGCGCGAGCTGGGCCCCGCCGGCGGCCTCGACACCGACGACCAGCCGCTGCCGATCGGCGAACCGCTGCCGGAGGTCGAGGCGTACGTGCTGGACACGGCGGGCCGCCCGGTGCCGGCCGGCGCCGTCGGTGAGGTCTTCCTCGGCGGCGTCGGGGTGGCCCGCGGCTACCACGGCCGACCCGACCTGACCGCCGAACGTTTCCGGCCCGACCCGTCGGGCACCCGCCCCGGCGCCCGGCTCTACGCCACCGGCGACCGGGGACGGTTCCGGCCCGACGGCGGCATCGAGTTCCTCGGCCGGATCGACCACCAGGTCAAGATCAGAGGCTTCCGGGTGGAGCCCGGCGAGGTCGAGCACGCCCTGCGTCGCGAGCCGTCCGTCGGCGACGCGGTCGTGGTCGCGCACACCGACCGCACCGGCGTACGGCTGGTCGCGTACGTCACCGGCAACGGCCCGGCCGCCCCCGACCCGGCGGCCCTGCGCGACTTCCTGCGCGGCGTACTGCCCGCCTACCTGGTGCCGGCCGCGATCCAGGTGCTCGCCGAGCTGCCCCGCACCACCAGCGGCAAGGTGGACCGGCGGGCGCTGCCCGACCCGGGCGCCGTCGAGACGGCACCGGGCAGCTCGCGGCCACCCACGCCCGGCGTCGAGCAGCAGGTCGCCGACGTGTGGTGCGAGGTGCTCGGGCTGCCGGCGGTCGGCGCCGACGACGACTTCTTCGACCTCGGCGGCCACTCGCTGCTCGCCGCGCAGGTCACCGCCCGGCTGCTCGCGGTTCTCGGGGTGCCGCTGTCGGTCCGCGACCTGCTGGCCGCGCCGACCGTCGCCGGGCTGGCCCGACGGATCGGGGCGGCCCCGGCCGAGCGGACCCCGGCCCGCTCCGGCCCGGCCCTGGTGCCCCGGGCCAGGCAGGCCTTCACGGTGGCCGCGACCGCGTTCGACGACGCCGGCCCGGTGCCGGCCGAGGACGGCCGGTGA
- a CDS encoding alpha/beta fold hydrolase, whose amino-acid sequence MGRGATVEVNGVTLAYRRHGAGPPVLLVAPAAARAALWDMHQVPALVAAGYEVITFDNRGTTPSSTPPGPYRLAELVADTAGLIRALGIGPCRVAGSSLGAMVAQELALVRPDLVTGIALLGTRGRLTHYLRALTTATALAVRHADTVPPGYAAVTGMGNLFGQRTLADDRFTAEWLALSEAFPVAGDGPASQYDAAAIPDRLAALSAVTTPTLVMAFEQDVITPVELCREVADAIAGSTYVEVKECGHFGFLERPDEVNAHVVNFFDALATPDW is encoded by the coding sequence ATGGGCAGGGGGGCGACCGTCGAGGTCAACGGGGTGACGCTGGCGTACCGCCGGCACGGTGCCGGACCACCGGTCCTGCTGGTCGCGCCGGCGGCGGCCCGGGCCGCGCTGTGGGACATGCACCAGGTCCCGGCGCTGGTCGCCGCCGGATACGAGGTGATCACCTTCGACAACCGGGGCACCACCCCGTCCAGCACCCCGCCGGGGCCGTACCGGCTGGCCGAACTCGTCGCCGACACGGCCGGCCTGATCCGGGCGCTGGGCATCGGCCCGTGCCGGGTCGCCGGTTCGTCGCTGGGCGCGATGGTCGCGCAGGAGCTGGCGCTGGTCCGTCCGGACCTGGTGACCGGCATCGCCCTGCTGGGTACCCGGGGCCGGCTGACGCACTACCTGCGGGCGCTGACCACGGCCACGGCACTGGCGGTCCGGCACGCCGACACGGTGCCACCCGGGTACGCCGCCGTCACCGGGATGGGCAACCTGTTCGGGCAGCGGACGCTGGCCGACGACCGGTTCACCGCCGAGTGGCTGGCGCTCTCCGAGGCGTTCCCGGTCGCCGGCGACGGGCCGGCCAGCCAGTACGACGCGGCGGCGATCCCGGACCGGCTGGCCGCGCTGTCGGCGGTGACGACGCCGACGCTGGTGATGGCGTTCGAGCAGGACGTGATCACGCCGGTCGAGCTGTGCCGCGAGGTCGCGGACGCGATCGCGGGAAGCACGTACGTCGAGGTCAAGGAGTGCGGCCACTTCGGTTTCCTGGAGCGCCCCGACGAGGTCAACGCCCACGTCGTCAACTTCTTCGACGCCCTGGCCACCCCGGACTGGTGA
- a CDS encoding ornithine carbamoyltransferase — protein MRHLLSISDLENHELRQLVDRGAAIARHRSAVEATRPLAGRVVGVYFRKTSTRTRTAFSAGALRLGASLVSYGPGDLQENTGETAADTARVLSGMLDAFVARTSGTSAELAAYAAQDRMAVVNAMSAREHPTQALTDLTTIAQHFGRVDGITVRYVGEGNNTAIALALALTRFPGTTLHLNTPAGYGLPPDVVAEATVLAKRSGATLVEHHDMTPCPGADVVYTTRWQTTGTSKPDPDWRTRFEPFRVDARVLAGQPGAVFMHDLPAHRGEEVTGDVLDGPASIAFGQADNKLHSAMAVLEWCLAPADDPGPT, from the coding sequence GTGCGTCACCTACTGTCCATCTCGGACCTGGAGAACCACGAACTGCGGCAGCTCGTCGACCGGGGGGCGGCGATCGCCCGGCACCGGTCGGCGGTCGAGGCCACCCGGCCGCTGGCCGGCCGGGTGGTCGGCGTCTACTTCCGCAAGACCTCCACCCGGACCCGGACCGCCTTCTCGGCCGGCGCGCTACGGCTCGGCGCGTCCCTCGTCTCCTACGGTCCCGGCGACCTCCAGGAGAACACCGGGGAGACGGCCGCCGACACCGCCCGGGTGCTGTCCGGGATGCTCGACGCCTTCGTCGCCCGCACCAGCGGCACCAGCGCCGAACTGGCCGCCTACGCCGCGCAGGACCGGATGGCGGTCGTCAACGCGATGAGCGCCCGGGAACACCCCACCCAGGCACTGACCGACCTGACCACGATCGCGCAGCACTTCGGGCGCGTCGACGGGATCACGGTGCGGTACGTCGGCGAGGGCAACAACACCGCCATCGCCCTCGCCCTGGCACTGACCCGCTTCCCCGGCACCACCCTGCACCTGAACACCCCGGCCGGCTACGGGCTGCCGCCCGACGTCGTCGCGGAGGCGACGGTGCTGGCCAAGCGGTCCGGGGCGACCCTGGTCGAACACCACGACATGACGCCGTGCCCGGGCGCCGACGTCGTCTACACCACCCGGTGGCAGACGACCGGCACCAGCAAACCCGACCCCGACTGGCGGACCCGGTTCGAACCGTTCCGGGTGGACGCGCGGGTCCTCGCCGGGCAGCCGGGCGCGGTCTTCATGCACGACCTGCCGGCACACCGCGGCGAGGAGGTGACCGGCGACGTCCTCGACGGGCCCGCCAGCATCGCCTTCGGCCAGGCCGACAACAAGCTGCACAGCGCCATGGCCGTACTCGAGTGGTGCCTCGCCCCGGCCGACGACCCGGGACCGACGTGA
- a CDS encoding SDR family oxidoreductase, with protein sequence MTATPLAGRVALVTGGGNGIGAAVARRLSAAGAAVVVVDRDGAAARSVAADVGGTAVRADLAAPDGTRTAFARAEAVHGRLDLVHLNAGMLSGTPDLTELDEARYRAVTGVNIDAVVFGVRAAIPALRRAGGGAVLVTSSIAGLTGFDLDPVYAMTKHAVVGLVRALAPTLAGQGIRISAICPDFVDTGFLGPHRHLVTGGPMLTVDAVAEAALGELAGGESGRLLVLRAGGEPTPYIFAPA encoded by the coding sequence GTGACCGCGACCCCGCTCGCCGGCAGGGTCGCCCTGGTCACCGGCGGCGGCAACGGCATCGGCGCGGCGGTCGCCCGGCGACTGTCCGCCGCCGGTGCCGCCGTCGTCGTGGTCGACCGGGACGGCGCCGCCGCCCGGTCGGTCGCCGCCGACGTCGGCGGCACCGCCGTCCGGGCCGACCTCGCCGCGCCGGACGGCACCCGGACCGCCTTCGCCCGCGCCGAGGCCGTACACGGCCGACTCGACCTGGTGCACCTCAACGCCGGCATGCTGAGCGGCACACCGGACCTCACCGAACTCGACGAGGCCCGCTACCGGGCGGTCACCGGGGTCAACATCGACGCGGTGGTGTTCGGCGTACGGGCCGCGATCCCCGCGCTGCGCCGGGCCGGCGGGGGAGCGGTGCTGGTCACCTCGTCGATCGCCGGACTGACCGGGTTCGACCTCGACCCGGTCTACGCGATGACCAAGCACGCCGTCGTCGGTCTGGTCCGGGCGCTGGCCCCGACGCTGGCCGGGCAGGGCATCCGGATCTCCGCCATCTGCCCGGACTTCGTCGACACCGGGTTCCTCGGCCCGCACCGGCACCTCGTCACCGGCGGCCCGATGCTGACCGTCGACGCGGTGGCCGAGGCGGCGCTCGGTGAACTGGCCGGCGGCGAGTCCGGCCGGCTGCTCGTGCTGCGCGCCGGCGGCGAGCCGACCCCGTACATTTTCGCCCCCGCCTGA
- a CDS encoding pyridoxal-phosphate dependent enzyme — MLSRVEHLESTLVRTPTTSIVTHWRGRTHHLRLKHESFNPSGSIKDRTAAGLLMAMDRRSPLVPGTVVVESTSGNLGLGMARLLAGLDCRLIAVIDPKTPPATRDALTRAGVQVYFVDEPDGYGGYLLTRLRTVRDLCATNPGYRWPDQYGNYANPWIHQLTTGPEIAEQGGPDLDAVYVAVSTGGTLAGIAAHLRTLDQQIRIIAVDAHGSLVTGAPPGHRLIAGIGPAGGPRSCPSTATTPPPGSPTPTPSPSAASSWPTPGWRWAAPRAASCTPACWTWPAPSRRPIRCACAPTAATATGPPSTTTPGSTRSAPANRWNSP; from the coding sequence GTGCTGTCACGGGTCGAGCACCTGGAATCGACTCTCGTCCGCACCCCCACCACCTCGATCGTGACGCACTGGCGGGGGCGGACGCACCATCTGCGACTCAAACACGAGTCGTTCAACCCGTCCGGGTCGATCAAGGACCGGACCGCCGCCGGACTGCTCATGGCCATGGACCGGCGCAGCCCCCTGGTGCCCGGCACGGTGGTCGTCGAGTCGACCTCCGGCAACCTCGGGCTCGGCATGGCCCGACTGCTCGCCGGCCTCGACTGCCGACTCATCGCGGTCATCGATCCGAAGACCCCGCCGGCCACCCGCGACGCGCTGACCAGAGCCGGCGTCCAGGTGTACTTCGTCGACGAACCCGACGGGTACGGCGGATACCTGCTCACCCGGCTGCGCACCGTACGCGACCTGTGCGCGACCAACCCCGGCTACCGCTGGCCCGACCAGTACGGCAACTACGCCAACCCGTGGATCCACCAGCTCACCACCGGACCGGAGATCGCCGAACAGGGCGGCCCCGACCTCGACGCGGTCTACGTCGCGGTCTCCACCGGCGGCACGCTCGCCGGCATCGCCGCCCACCTGCGCACCCTCGACCAGCAGATCCGGATCATCGCCGTCGACGCCCACGGCTCGCTGGTCACCGGCGCCCCGCCCGGCCACCGCCTCATCGCCGGGATCGGGCCAGCCGGCGGTCCTCGTTCCTGTCCGAGCACAGCTACGACGCCGCCACCTGGGTCGCCGACGCCGACGCCATCGCCGTCTGCCGCGTCTTCCTGGCCGACACCGGGGTGGCGCTGGGCGGCTCCTCGGGCTGCGTCCTGCACGCCTGCCTGCTGGACCTGGCCGGCCCCCAGCCGCCGACCAATCCGCTGTGCCTGTGCCCCGACGGCGGCGACCGCTACCGGGCCACCCTCTACGACGACACCTGGCTCGACGAGGTCGGCGCCCGCGAACCGGTGGAACTCGCCGTGA
- a CDS encoding AfsR/SARP family transcriptional regulator encodes MGQRVLPAGGPLQRGLLAMLLLNSNNFVSADRIISALWEKPPETALGQVQTRIWRLRQLLHVTGETALPPTAQPQLITRAGGYGLIVDPEAVDLLVFERRVKHGGALLAAGRSREAVKELREALALFRGPVFANVNAPGVGIEAEAVEERRLAAIEQRIEIELNLGMHVQVVAELRELAAAHPYRERLRLHLMQALHRSGRRAEAVAAYRDGHRTMVDGAGLEPSRELKELHRAILLSDAATDPAPPAGEQSRAPWLHVPRELPRDSFHLVGRCPETNELLNYLRGPDDSQLPRVVAISGVPGVGKTALAVRVAHMLADDVPDGQLFTWVGGKADPKAILLRFLRSLGVPEREMPDTLEERSALYRARMADRRAILVIDDAESEAQVRPLLPAAPGGATLITSRRRLTALDGVRHLDLATLDRADQIRLLAETVGRDRLDAEPGLPARIVGWCEGLPLAVRAVGARLSARPHWSLARFMAALEDETRRLDAMSFGDLDVRAAIGSSYIRLGPPARQLFRRLGSLDRAEFSVHEAGELAGGFAEELVEELVDVRLVYPVGGSRSDGSRYRIDGLCRLFARERATLESAGTES; translated from the coding sequence GTGGGTCAGCGGGTTCTGCCCGCCGGTGGACCACTTCAGCGTGGCCTGCTCGCGATGCTGCTGCTCAACTCCAACAACTTTGTCAGCGCCGACCGAATCATTTCCGCGCTGTGGGAGAAACCGCCGGAGACGGCGCTGGGGCAGGTGCAGACCCGTATCTGGCGGCTGCGTCAACTGCTGCACGTGACCGGCGAGACCGCGCTGCCGCCCACCGCCCAGCCCCAACTGATCACCCGGGCCGGCGGATACGGTCTGATCGTCGACCCCGAGGCCGTCGACCTGCTGGTCTTCGAGCGCCGCGTCAAGCACGGCGGGGCGCTGCTGGCCGCCGGGCGGTCCCGTGAGGCGGTGAAGGAACTGCGGGAGGCGCTCGCGCTGTTCCGCGGACCGGTCTTCGCCAACGTCAACGCCCCCGGTGTCGGGATCGAGGCCGAGGCGGTCGAGGAACGCCGGCTCGCCGCGATCGAGCAGCGCATCGAGATCGAACTCAACCTCGGCATGCACGTGCAGGTCGTCGCCGAGCTGCGGGAACTGGCCGCCGCCCACCCCTACCGGGAACGGCTGCGGCTGCACCTGATGCAGGCCCTGCACCGGTCCGGCCGGCGCGCCGAGGCGGTCGCCGCCTACCGCGACGGGCACCGCACCATGGTCGACGGGGCGGGGCTCGAGCCGAGCCGGGAGCTGAAGGAACTGCACCGGGCCATCCTGCTCTCCGACGCGGCGACCGACCCCGCGCCGCCAGCGGGGGAGCAGTCCCGGGCCCCCTGGTTACACGTGCCAAGAGAGTTGCCCCGGGACTCGTTCCACCTCGTCGGCCGCTGCCCGGAGACCAACGAACTGCTCAACTACCTGCGCGGGCCGGACGACTCGCAGCTGCCCCGGGTGGTCGCCATCTCCGGAGTTCCCGGCGTCGGCAAGACCGCGCTGGCCGTACGGGTCGCGCACATGCTCGCCGACGACGTGCCGGACGGGCAGCTCTTCACCTGGGTCGGCGGCAAGGCCGACCCGAAGGCGATCCTGCTGCGCTTCCTGCGCAGCCTCGGTGTCCCCGAACGCGAGATGCCGGACACCCTGGAGGAGCGCTCCGCGCTCTACCGCGCCCGCATGGCCGACCGTCGCGCGATCCTGGTCATCGACGACGCCGAGTCGGAGGCCCAGGTCCGGCCGCTGCTGCCGGCGGCGCCGGGCGGGGCCACCCTGATCACCAGCCGGCGCCGGCTGACCGCCCTGGACGGCGTACGGCACCTGGACCTGGCGACGCTCGACCGGGCCGACCAGATCCGGCTGCTCGCCGAGACCGTCGGCCGGGACCGGCTCGACGCCGAGCCCGGGCTGCCGGCCCGGATCGTGGGCTGGTGCGAGGGACTGCCGCTGGCCGTACGGGCGGTCGGGGCCCGGCTGTCCGCCCGCCCGCACTGGTCGCTGGCCCGGTTCATGGCGGCGCTGGAGGACGAGACCCGGCGCCTGGACGCGATGTCCTTCGGCGACCTCGACGTACGGGCCGCGATCGGGTCGAGCTACATCCGTCTCGGACCACCCGCCCGCCAGCTGTTCCGCCGGCTCGGGTCGCTGGACCGGGCCGAGTTCTCGGTACACGAGGCCGGCGAGCTGGCCGGCGGGTTCGCCGAGGAGTTGGTCGAGGAACTGGTCGACGTGCGACTGGTGTATCCGGTCGGTGGTTCGCGCTCCGACGGATCGCGTTACCGAATCGACGGACTCTGTCGACTCTTCGCCCGGGAACGGGCCACCCTGGAGAGCGCCGGAACGGAATCCTGA